Proteins encoded together in one Rubripirellula reticaptiva window:
- a CDS encoding c-type cytochrome domain-containing protein, giving the protein MRGLIQVLGLVAVAWVSASSVVDAAGISLGQRKAIQSANSAVQQAGTQFAAGDYESAGQSIREAIKQVQAASVDGSPEVYELLLPAMRRISKAHTMLQFEGVSLPPFQVPDAPTAAPKQEQPMESAEMAAPEPATPRIFDLDPKVVPKSDPAAAPTSAPNAISFTKTVAPILSNRCGGCHINGSKGGFSLATFAALMKGPPEGVVIFAGDTIGSRLIETIETGDMPRGGGKVSPDELATLKAWIMTGAKFDGTDPAASITGGAGPAPAMTANGARPEVRRATGNETVSFAGDIAPILVENCKGCHIDAMQTRGGLNMTNFAGLFRGGDSGAVVEPGKSAASLIVKKIRGMEGDRMPAGGRPALSEEKIQLISKWIDEGATLDGASENQPLSVMSELAWAASASNEELSERRREMAADSFKLANASGAPVAEKTTEHFYLVGTASEATLEVVAKAAEDQMKMVKSVVSGDKGEGFYHGRATIFVLPRRYDYSEFAKMVEARSVPSDWSSHWKFDGIDAYVSMVATDRDDEEVIATRLLSPLTGLAVATRGGDVPRWLAEGVATATASRTKGLDRAERQKIESEISQAIAAMGDAKKFLTGKLTPEQSDRIGAAIATSLLDRTHRRNFDRCLKFLSEGASFDRAFQQSFGATPTAFVDAWMKWVRG; this is encoded by the coding sequence ATGCGTGGACTGATTCAGGTATTGGGGTTGGTGGCTGTCGCTTGGGTCTCAGCGTCGTCTGTCGTTGATGCAGCGGGCATTAGCCTGGGCCAACGCAAAGCGATCCAATCGGCCAACTCAGCGGTGCAACAAGCGGGAACCCAATTCGCCGCAGGCGACTACGAATCGGCCGGCCAGAGCATTCGCGAGGCGATCAAACAGGTTCAAGCGGCCAGCGTCGACGGATCGCCGGAAGTCTACGAACTGCTTTTGCCAGCAATGCGGCGAATCAGCAAGGCGCACACGATGCTGCAATTCGAGGGTGTTTCACTGCCTCCGTTCCAAGTTCCCGACGCTCCGACCGCGGCACCGAAACAAGAACAACCAATGGAATCAGCCGAGATGGCCGCGCCAGAGCCTGCGACCCCGAGAATTTTTGATCTCGATCCCAAGGTCGTTCCCAAATCTGACCCAGCGGCAGCTCCAACGTCCGCCCCCAACGCCATCAGCTTTACGAAGACGGTGGCTCCGATTCTGTCCAATCGCTGTGGCGGGTGTCACATCAACGGATCCAAGGGCGGGTTCAGTTTGGCGACGTTCGCGGCGCTGATGAAAGGGCCGCCCGAAGGAGTCGTTATCTTCGCTGGCGATACGATTGGCAGCCGCTTGATTGAAACGATTGAAACTGGCGACATGCCACGCGGTGGCGGCAAAGTCTCACCCGACGAATTGGCGACGCTAAAGGCTTGGATCATGACCGGTGCCAAGTTTGACGGCACTGATCCGGCAGCTTCCATCACCGGCGGTGCAGGCCCGGCACCGGCGATGACCGCAAACGGGGCTCGCCCGGAAGTACGTCGGGCGACCGGCAATGAAACCGTTAGCTTTGCTGGCGACATCGCGCCCATCTTGGTTGAAAACTGCAAAGGATGTCACATCGATGCCATGCAGACTCGGGGTGGTTTGAACATGACAAACTTTGCCGGTTTGTTTCGCGGCGGTGACAGTGGTGCAGTCGTTGAGCCTGGCAAGAGTGCAGCAAGTTTAATCGTCAAGAAAATTCGCGGCATGGAAGGCGACCGCATGCCGGCCGGTGGCCGTCCGGCGCTGTCAGAAGAAAAGATTCAGCTGATTTCAAAATGGATCGACGAAGGTGCAACACTCGACGGTGCCAGCGAAAACCAACCGTTATCCGTGATGAGTGAACTTGCCTGGGCGGCATCAGCCTCCAACGAAGAACTCAGCGAACGGCGCCGCGAAATGGCCGCCGATAGTTTTAAGCTCGCCAATGCCTCGGGCGCGCCAGTAGCAGAAAAGACGACCGAGCATTTCTATTTAGTCGGTACCGCTTCGGAAGCCACTCTAGAAGTTGTCGCCAAGGCAGCCGAAGATCAAATGAAGATGGTCAAGTCGGTTGTATCCGGTGACAAAGGCGAAGGCTTTTATCATGGCCGCGCCACCATTTTTGTGTTGCCTCGGCGCTACGACTACAGCGAATTTGCCAAGATGGTTGAAGCCCGTAGCGTGCCTAGTGATTGGTCGAGCCACTGGAAATTCGACGGCATCGATGCCTACGTTTCGATGGTTGCGACGGACCGTGATGATGAAGAGGTGATCGCAACACGCTTGCTTTCGCCGCTAACTGGATTGGCGGTAGCGACTCGCGGTGGCGACGTGCCACGATGGTTGGCCGAAGGCGTCGCGACGGCAACCGCAAGTCGCACAAAGGGCCTTGACCGGGCCGAGAGACAAAAAATTGAATCGGAGATTTCGCAAGCCATCGCTGCGATGGGCGATGCCAAAAAATTCCTAACCGGGAAACTGACTCCCGAACAGTCGGACCGCATCGGCGCCGCGATTGCCACCAGCCTGCTGGACCGAACGCACCGACGCAACTTCGACCGCTGCCTCAAATTCCTCAGCGAAGGTGCATCGTTTGATCGAGCGTTTCAACAATCATTTGGCGCCACGCCGACGGCGTTTGTTGACGCGTGGATGAAATGGGTCCGTGGCTAG
- the uvrB gene encoding excinuclease ABC subunit UvrB, with translation MPESEIETESETLPPADFQLHQPFLPGGDQPKAIEQLTRNFLAGRKEQVLLGATGTGKTFTMANVIANVRRPALVLSHNKTLAAQLYGEFKEFFPANAVHYFVSYYDYYQPEAYIPQRDVYIEKDSSINEEIDRLRLATTRSLVSRRDVVIVASVSSIYGLGSPKEYKAQIVSLQRGEKTRRDHLLLKFVDILYDRNDINFERGKFRVRGDSIELWPSYEEFAFRIEMWGDEIEQISMIKPVSGETIKTLDHLYIYPARHFVMPESRIQAAIRSIKEELAQQLETFQSQGKLLEAQRLSARTRFDLEMMAEVGHCPGIENYSRVLSGKPPGATPDTLYDFFPDDFITFVDESHVTVSQVRAMYAGDRSRKETLVSHGFRLPSALDNRPLKFDEWENRTGQICFVSATPADYELERTGGEVVEQIIRPTGLLDPIVEVVSARGQVNHLLDEIRKRAAVDERVLVTALTKRLAEDLATFFQEQNVRCRWLHSELDAFERVELLQDLRGGAFDCLVGVNLLREGLDLPEVSLVAILDADKEGFLRSETSLIQTIGRAARNANSRVILYADKVTNSMKMALDETERRRAVQQAYNEKHGITPTTVRKNIRKGIEADAAKRRENVAAAKAESDGVYITLEYVEALEQEMLLAAEELEFERAASLRDRVLQLKDNIGKPLSEIENAKPAGGGKGGRQRKGRKGVRAGSKTRRPKE, from the coding sequence ATGCCAGAATCTGAAATCGAAACCGAGTCTGAAACGCTGCCTCCGGCCGACTTTCAATTGCACCAGCCATTCTTGCCGGGTGGTGACCAGCCCAAAGCGATCGAGCAATTGACTCGAAATTTCTTGGCCGGCCGCAAAGAACAAGTCCTGCTGGGCGCGACCGGTACGGGCAAGACTTTCACGATGGCCAACGTGATCGCCAACGTCCGCCGCCCCGCACTGGTGTTGAGTCACAATAAGACGCTGGCCGCTCAGTTGTACGGCGAATTCAAAGAGTTCTTTCCTGCCAACGCCGTCCATTATTTCGTCAGCTACTACGACTACTATCAACCCGAAGCCTACATTCCTCAGCGGGATGTTTACATCGAAAAAGACTCTTCGATCAACGAAGAGATCGACCGACTGCGGTTGGCTACGACCCGTTCATTGGTCTCTCGCCGCGACGTCGTGATTGTTGCGTCGGTCAGCAGTATTTATGGACTCGGTTCGCCGAAAGAATACAAGGCACAAATCGTCTCGCTTCAGCGCGGTGAGAAGACTCGGCGTGATCACTTGTTGTTGAAGTTCGTTGACATTCTTTACGACCGCAACGACATCAACTTTGAACGCGGCAAGTTTCGCGTTCGTGGTGACTCCATCGAATTGTGGCCCAGCTATGAAGAGTTCGCTTTTCGGATCGAAATGTGGGGCGACGAGATTGAACAAATTTCGATGATCAAACCAGTCTCGGGCGAGACGATCAAAACGCTTGATCATCTTTACATCTACCCGGCGCGTCACTTTGTGATGCCAGAGAGTCGTATCCAGGCAGCGATTCGAAGCATCAAAGAAGAGCTCGCTCAACAATTGGAAACATTCCAGAGCCAGGGGAAATTGCTTGAGGCCCAGCGGTTGTCGGCGCGGACTCGTTTCGATCTGGAAATGATGGCCGAAGTCGGTCATTGTCCAGGGATCGAGAACTACAGCCGAGTGTTGTCGGGCAAACCGCCCGGCGCGACACCGGATACGTTGTACGATTTTTTTCCTGATGACTTCATCACCTTTGTCGACGAGTCGCACGTGACCGTGTCGCAGGTTCGGGCGATGTACGCAGGCGATCGCAGTCGTAAAGAGACGCTTGTTTCGCACGGGTTTCGTCTGCCCAGCGCGCTAGACAACCGGCCGCTGAAATTCGACGAGTGGGAGAACCGTACGGGACAGATTTGTTTCGTCAGCGCGACGCCCGCCGACTATGAACTTGAACGTACCGGCGGCGAAGTGGTCGAACAGATCATCCGTCCGACTGGCTTGCTGGATCCGATAGTCGAAGTGGTTTCGGCCCGCGGCCAAGTGAATCATTTGCTTGACGAGATTCGAAAACGAGCGGCGGTCGATGAACGTGTGTTGGTGACGGCGCTGACCAAACGGTTGGCCGAAGACTTGGCCACGTTCTTTCAAGAACAGAACGTCAGGTGTCGTTGGCTTCACAGCGAACTCGACGCGTTTGAACGCGTAGAGTTGTTGCAGGACTTACGCGGTGGTGCCTTTGATTGCTTGGTCGGTGTGAACTTGCTTCGGGAAGGCTTGGACTTGCCGGAGGTTTCGCTGGTGGCGATTTTGGATGCCGACAAAGAAGGCTTCCTGCGCAGCGAGACCAGTTTAATTCAAACGATCGGCCGGGCTGCTCGGAACGCAAACTCGCGAGTCATCTTGTACGCTGACAAGGTGACCAATTCGATGAAGATGGCGTTAGACGAAACGGAACGCCGCCGCGCGGTTCAGCAGGCCTACAACGAAAAGCATGGAATCACACCAACGACGGTTCGCAAGAACATTCGAAAAGGTATCGAAGCCGATGCAGCCAAGCGGCGCGAAAACGTCGCAGCGGCCAAGGCCGAATCCGACGGCGTCTACATCACGCTGGAATACGTCGAAGCCCTTGAACAGGAAATGTTGCTGGCGGCGGAAGAACTGGAATTCGAACGAGCCGCCAGTTTGCGAGACCGCGTTTTGCAGCTGAAAGACAACATCGGCAAACCGCTAAGCGAAATCGAAAACGCAAAACCAGCTGGGGGAGGAAAAGGCGGTCGGCAAAGAAAAGGCCGCAAGGGAGTTCGTGCCGGAAGCAAAACTCGACGGCCTAAAGAATAG